In Desulfovibrio sp. 86, the following proteins share a genomic window:
- a CDS encoding NAD(P)-dependent malic enzyme codes for MSRIKNLREDALAMHKNFQGKIEVRVKVPVRDADDLTLAYSPGVAEPCMEINRNPEMLDVYTNHGNFVCVVSNGTAVLGLGDIGPAAAMPVMEGKSLLFKTFGDVDAFPICVDTKDTAKIVELVELMAPTFGGVNLEDIKAPQCFIIEDALKKNGVFKGPIFHDDQHGTAVVTLAGLINALKVVNKKLEDVTVVTSGAGAAGIAIIKLLMAMGLKNVIMCDTRGAIYEGRAEGMNPYKEEIARRTNPQKVKGGLAEAIKGADVFIGVSAPNTLTEDMIRSMAKDPIVFAQANPIPEIWPIQRALDAGARVVSTGRSDCPNQINNVLAFPGIFRGALDVAATDINDAMKIAAAYAIAELVTADELRSDYIIPSTLNADVAPAVAAATARAAIESGIARNPVDPAIVAKNLKNRLANRK; via the coding sequence ATGTCCCGTATAAAGAATCTGCGTGAAGATGCTCTGGCCATGCACAAAAATTTTCAGGGCAAGATTGAAGTGCGCGTTAAGGTGCCCGTTCGTGATGCCGACGATCTCACTCTTGCGTATTCGCCCGGCGTGGCAGAACCCTGCATGGAAATCAACCGTAATCCTGAAATGCTGGACGTGTACACCAACCACGGCAATTTTGTCTGCGTGGTGTCCAACGGCACAGCGGTGTTGGGCCTGGGCGACATAGGGCCCGCCGCCGCCATGCCGGTGATGGAAGGCAAAAGTCTGCTGTTCAAGACCTTTGGCGATGTGGATGCTTTTCCCATCTGCGTTGACACCAAGGACACGGCAAAAATCGTCGAGCTTGTGGAACTGATGGCCCCCACCTTTGGCGGCGTGAACCTTGAAGACATCAAGGCCCCGCAATGCTTTATCATTGAGGACGCCCTCAAGAAAAACGGCGTTTTCAAGGGACCCATCTTCCACGACGACCAGCACGGCACCGCCGTGGTCACCCTGGCCGGGCTTATCAATGCTCTCAAAGTGGTCAACAAGAAACTGGAAGACGTTACTGTGGTCACCAGCGGCGCGGGTGCGGCCGGTATTGCCATCATCAAGCTGCTCATGGCCATGGGTCTCAAAAACGTCATCATGTGCGACACGCGCGGGGCCATCTACGAAGGCCGCGCCGAAGGCATGAATCCCTATAAGGAAGAAATCGCCCGGCGCACCAATCCGCAGAAGGTCAAGGGCGGTCTGGCCGAGGCCATCAAGGGGGCGGACGTGTTCATCGGCGTTTCCGCGCCCAACACCCTTACCGAAGACATGATCCGCAGCATGGCCAAGGACCCCATAGTCTTTGCCCAGGCCAACCCCATCCCCGAAATCTGGCCTATCCAGCGTGCGCTGGACGCCGGTGCGCGGGTGGTGTCCACGGGGCGTTCGGACTGCCCCAACCAGATAAACAATGTGCTGGCCTTTCCCGGCATCTTCCGCGGTGCTCTGGACGTGGCCGCCACGGACATCAATGACGCCATGAAGATAGCCGCGGCTTACGCCATTGCAGAACTGGTCACGGCCGATGAACTGCGGTCCGACTATATCATACCTTCAACCCTTAACGCCGATGTGGCCCCGGCCGTGGCTGCCGCCACCGCCCGCGCCGCCATAGAAAGCGGCATTGCCCGCAACCCTGTGGATCCGGCCATTGTGGCGAAAAACCTCAAGAACAGGCTTGCTAACCGCAAGTAG
- a CDS encoding fumarate reductase iron-sulfur subunit, protein MGRNLTFEIFRYNPLDAGSYPHMQKFQLEEHPSMTLFIALNLIREKQDPSLQFDFCCRAGICGSCGMVINGRPGLACHTQTCDLPDHITLHPLPVFKLLGDLSVDTGTWFRNVGQKIESWIHTSKAFDPAAQEERMDNELATQIFELDRCIECGCCVAACGTARMREDFIGATAINRMARFYIDPRDNRTPADYYDLIGDDQGVFGCMGLLACDSVCPKQLPLHDQLGIMRRMVSMESVRGILPEFLRKKMQGCGHSHCGGKD, encoded by the coding sequence ATGGGACGCAATCTTACGTTCGAGATATTCCGCTATAATCCACTGGATGCCGGGTCCTACCCGCACATGCAGAAATTCCAGCTTGAAGAGCATCCAAGCATGACGCTCTTTATCGCGCTGAATCTTATCCGCGAAAAGCAGGACCCCTCCTTGCAGTTTGATTTCTGCTGCCGCGCAGGCATCTGCGGTTCCTGCGGCATGGTGATCAACGGGCGGCCCGGCCTGGCATGCCACACGCAAACCTGTGACCTGCCGGACCACATAACCCTGCACCCCCTGCCGGTTTTCAAACTGCTGGGCGATCTCTCCGTGGACACGGGCACGTGGTTTCGCAATGTGGGCCAGAAGATCGAATCGTGGATACACACCAGCAAGGCCTTTGATCCGGCGGCGCAGGAAGAACGCATGGACAATGAGCTCGCCACCCAGATATTCGAACTGGACAGGTGCATTGAGTGCGGCTGCTGCGTGGCGGCCTGCGGCACGGCCCGCATGCGTGAAGACTTCATCGGGGCCACGGCCATCAACCGTATGGCGCGCTTCTATATCGATCCGAGAGACAACCGCACCCCGGCCGATTATTACGACCTCATCGGCGACGACCAGGGTGTTTTCGGCTGCATGGGCCTGCTGGCCTGCGACAGCGTGTGCCCCAAGCAACTGCCCCTGCACGACCAGCTGGGCATCATGCGGCGTATGGTGAGTATGGAATCCGTGCGCGGCATACTGCCGGAATTCCTGCGTAAAAAAATGCAGGGCTGCGGCCATTCGCATTGCGGCGGCAAGGACTAG